The proteins below come from a single Perca flavescens isolate YP-PL-M2 chromosome 8, PFLA_1.0, whole genome shotgun sequence genomic window:
- the parietopsin gene encoding parietopsin, whose product MDSNSSSGSHPPIYTEVVAITPTIFPRVGYSIISFLMFINTLLTVFNNCLVITVMLRNPSLLQPMTVFLSLAVSDLMIGLCGSLVVTITNYHGFFFIGDTACVFQGFAVNYFGLVSLCTLTLLAYERYNLVCKPRAGLKLSMRRSIAGLLFVWIFCLFWAVAPLFGWSSYGPEGIQTSCSLAWEKRSWNNYSYLIFYTLLCFIFPTIVIIYCYSKVLTSMNKLNRSVELQGGRSSQKENDQAISMVLAMIISYFVCWLPYTALSVVVVVDPELYIPPLVATLPMYFAKTSPVYNPIIYFLSNKQFREAALEVLSCGRYIPHVLPTASINMRSVNSHSKVLPL is encoded by the exons ATGGACAGCAACAGCAGCTCTGGCTCTCATCCACCCATCTACACCGAGGTGGTGGCTATTACGCCCACCATCTTCCCTCGGGTGGGCTACAGTATAATTTCTTTCCTCATGTTCATCAACACATTGTTAACAGTTTTTAACAATTGTCTCGTCATAACCGTGATGCTGAGGAACCCGTCTCTACTCCAGCCTATGACCGTTTTCCTCAGCCTTGCGGTGTCTGACCTCATGATAGGCCTGTGCGGATCCCTGGTCGTCACCATCACTAACTACCACGGCTTTTTCTTTATTGGCGACACAGCCTGCGTGTTTCAAGGATTTGCAGTTAATTATTTTG GTTTGGTGTCTCTCTGCACTTTGACCCTGCTTGCCTATGAGCGGTACAACTTGGTGTGTAAGCCGAGAGCTGGTCTAAAGCTGAGCATGCGGAGAAGCATCGCCGGGCTGCTATTTGTCTGGATCTTCTGCTTGTTTTGGGCGGTGGCTCCGTTATTTGGCTGGAGCTCCTACGGACCTGAAGGAATCCAGACCTCCTGCTCTCTGGCCTGGGAGAAGAGATCGTGGAACAACTACAGCTACCTCATCTTCTACACACTCCTATGCTTCATTTTCCCTACCATAGTCATCATTTACTGCTACTCCAAAGTGCTCACATCCATGAATAAG CTGAACAGGAGCGTGGAGCTCCAGGGTGGGCGTTCCAGCCAGAAGGAGAATGATCAAGCCATCAGTATGGTCCTGGCCATGATCATATCTTATTTTGTTTGCTGGCTGCCCTACACGGCGTTGTCAGTGGTGGTAGTCGTGGATCCAGAGCTCTACATCCCTCCACTGGTCGCCACTTTGCCCATGTACTTTGCCAAGACCAGCCCTGTCTATAACCCCATCATCTACTTCCTTTCCAACAAGCAG TTCCGTGAAGCCGCTCTGGAGGTGCTGTCGTGCGGCCGCTACATTCCCCATGTGCTCCCCACTGCCAGCATCAACATGCGCTCCGTCAACTCGCACAGCAAGGTGTTGCCTCTGTGA